The sequence below is a genomic window from Candidatus Uhrbacteria bacterium CG10_big_fil_rev_8_21_14_0_10_50_16.
GTGTTCTTAGAAGATGTGACATTGAGCGATGAGTTTGGATCTTCTATGGATCGTAACCGGTCGTTTAATGAACCTCGCATTATCCTCACAACCATTCATCAAGCAAAGGGGCTTGAATGGGATACAGTTTTTGTTATCTCGTTATCCGATGGATCATTTCCGAGTAGAAAATCGCTGGACAATGAGGCGGATATTCAGGAGGAACGTCGACTCTTTTATGTGGCCGTCACGCGTGCGCGTAAACATCTCTTTCTCACCTATGCGACCACGGGAATTGGTGACGCGTATCAAAGTTTCCTTCCTTCTATGTTTTTACAAGAATTATCGCCAGGATTAGTAACTGAGTTATCGCCAGGCCCAATGAGCCGGTCGGTTGCAGGAAGGGCTCCATCGCGATACGATCAGTACGACCAAGGTGATTTTAACCCTCAGGAGCCCATGATTGTGCTTGACGAGGTTGAATCTCGTCCCAAAACGTCTTCAGGTTATTTAGGAATGTATTAATATGGACTACAACAAGGCATCGATGGAATTGCATGCAAAATACCATGGGAAAATTTCCACAGGTGTTCCGTTTTTGATTGATTCACCAGAGATGCTCGCCGCCGCATACACACCTGGTGTGGCAAAACCATGTCGTGAGATTGCGAGAAATCCAGAATCTGTTTGGGATTTAACAATTAAGGGTCGAACGGTCGCGGTGATTACGGACGGATCTGCTGTTCTTGGTTTGGGAAACATCGGGCCTGAAGCAGCTTTGCCGGTTATGGAAGGCAAGGCGGCATTATTTAAGCAGTTGGCCAACGTGGATGCGTTTCCGATTTGTTTGGCAACGCAAAACGTCGATGAAATCGTGGAGACGGTCATACGCATTGCGCCTGTTTTTGGGGGAATAAATTTGGAAGATATTGCGGCGCCCGCGTGTTTTGAGGTAGAGCGACGCTTGATTGAGGCGCTGGATTTACCGGTGATGCATGATGATCAACACGGAACGGCGACCGTAATTTTGGCCGGGCTCATAAACGCCGCGCGTGTTGTTGGAAAAGAAATAAAGGATTTACACGTGTTGATTAACGGAGCTGGGGCTGCGGGATTGGCGGCAGCACATTTATTACACGGCGTTGGTGTTGCAAGTATTGCGGTCGTTGATAGCCGCGGAGTAGTCGTGGAGGGACGCGATAATCTCAACACGTACAAACAGGAAGTCGTTGACTATAATACGGACCATGTCGCCGGCACGTTGGCCGAGGCGATTAGAGGGCAAGATGTCTTTATTGGTGTATCGGCGCCTAACGTCCTTACGCGAGAGATGGTGGCAACCATGGCAAAGGATGCAATTGTATTTGCGATGGCTAATCCGGATCCAGAGATTCTGCCAGAGGAAGCAAGGGCTGGCGGAGCTGCGGTCGTTGCAACGGGACGCAGTGATTTTGCGAATCAGATTAATAATGCGCTTGTGTTTCCGGGAATGTTTAAAGGTGCTCTCTCGGTAAGAGCCCGTCTATTTACGACGGAGATGAAGGTTGCTGCCGCGCATGCATTGGCAGATATGATCCAAAATCCCACAGCGGAACACATTGTTCCAAGCCCATTAGATCCGGGCGTCGCGGAAAAGGTGGCGGAAGCGGTGGCAAGTGCGGTAAAATAGCTGTATGAGACGAGGACGAGTCACGAGAGAATGGAATCGATCAACGGCGAAGCGGACATCTCGTGTTCGTGGAGTTCGGCGTGGATCTGTTTGGCCACGTATTTTTGGATTTAGTGCGCTCCTTCTGGTTGCATTTTTTGTTGGCCGCGGCTTTAATAAAGAGGAGGTGTTGACAAATGCGGATGAGGTCAACAACCCAAAGCTTGATGTTGGAGGATCTACGGGCAGCGACACAACGGTGTCGGATATCCTTTCTGGGCACGTTCTGTCCATTCCGGTCGACGATGCGATTGTTTTAGACGAAACTGTTATTAATGAAGCAAATATTGCACAGGACACAACGGATATCTCGGTTGCGGCAAACGCTGTGGAGATTAATCTTGCAGCCATTGGAAGCTTCCACGGTACAGCTGCAGCTTCTTCTCAATTTGCCGATGGTGCATTTCAGCATGTGATTGTTGCGACATTACCAGACCTACCGGTTGGTTATTATTACGAAGGATGGCTTATTCGTTCTAAGCCATTTAATTTTGTGTCTACGGGGAAGTTTATTCAGCATGCGGATGATTTAAAATGGTATTTATTATTTGAGAGTCCTGAGGACCGCTTGGATTATAAAAAAGTTGTGATTACCTTAGAGCCGGATGACGGTAATATTGCGCCAGCTGATCATGTAATGGAGGGAGTGTTTGAGTAATTATGGATACGGCGGACTATTGGTCAAAGAAACACACGGCCTTCGGTCAGGTTAGTGAACCCTTGCCCCTTAATCTCTTTGTGGAGCAATGCTTAGGTTTTATCGATTCACAGGGACGGCTATTAAATCTTGGCGCAGGTCAGGGGGAAGATAGCATTTTTTTTGCTCAACATGGATTTACTGTCGTTACGACAGATATATCTCAAGTGGCAATCGATTTGTCACGCGAACGAGCTATGCTGGCCGCAGAGGAAACAATTGCACATCTCGTTGTAGACGTGCGAAATGTACTGCCGTTTGAAGATGAAGTGTTTGAGATAGTATTTTCAAACCTCGGGCTGCATTATTTCTCTGAGAAAGAGACGCGGGGAATCTTTAATGAGATACACCGTGTACTAGCATCAAAAGGAAAGTTCTGTTTTACTATGAATAATAGACACGATCCGGCCACGAATACAATGAAACAGATCGAGGAGGGTCTTTATTTGGATCAAGAGCGAGATATAGAAAAAAGTTATTTTTCTCTCGACCAAATTCGGCGGCTTTTAAGGGGCTTGTTTGTTATAGAATTACTCGATGTTGAGGGAGTGTCACCGTTTAAGGATTCAGCAATTGGTTTGACGCGCTGTATTGCAAGGAAAATTTGATCCCTGTCCCATAGATGGCGCAAAGTAAGGAGTGAGTACGGATGCCGTATGTTTCGGTTATGCTTTGTGATCAAAATGCCAGCCGGAGGTGCGCTCGTGAAGATGTGGGCTAAGAGCGGCGGCGCGTGTCCAGGCATGTTGTCCGAATTTTTCCGTAAGTTTGTCTAGAGCAGGGAGGAGAAGCGCATACTTCTGCTCTTTTTTGTTTGTGGAGAGTTGTTGATGCTCAGGGACAAGGTTCGTGACACGGATTCCAACAAGTCGTAAACGATTTTGCTGAAGATATTGTACAAGATATGGCCACCCAGAACTAAAAAGAGCTATGCCGTCCTGTGTAGGTTTGTCAAAACAAGCCTGCTTAGAGGAGAAGACACGTGCATCTGACCTATAGATAACGGAAAAAGATCGTGCTACAAGGTGCTGGAAACGAAGTTTGTACGCTACGCACTCACAGAGTTGTAAAAACGTTCCTCGCACCAAGAATGGATGAGAGAGATCTTGGGGGAGGGTATAGGAGTGACTAATGGATTTAGGTAAGTGATCGTCCGTGTCTAATACAGTTGATCCAATTCCTCGAGATGCCTGAAAAAGAAAAAGTCCGTATTGTTTGAACTCTTTAATTAAGAGGGGAAGTGGTGTGAGTTGTAGTTGCGCCGTGGTAGAGATCCCCAGCTCTTCTAGGTGTCGTAAAATATGTCGACCGATTCCAGGAATGTCATCTAGAGATCTTTCTGACAAAAACTGTAGATATTGGTCCGGCTGCACGATGGTTAATCCATTTGGTTTTTTTGATTCGCCGGCAATTTTTGCCATGAGTGTATTGTTGGCTAGACCGATAGAAACCGTAACGAACGTGCCGACCTCTTTAGCAAGATCTTGCTTAATATTGAGCGCAATTCCAATAGCTCCCATCCAATCATCTGTTTGTTCCGTAAGATCTACAAACGCTTCGTCCACGGATGTTTGCATGATTTTAGGCGAATAACGGCTTAAAATAGTCATAAAGCGATCAGTTATCTCGCTATATTTGCGAGGGTCACCGTTGATCATTTGCAGCTCAGGGCAAATGTTTGTCGCCTCCCAAGAGCTCATGGCCGTCTTGACTCCGCGCTGTTTTGCTTGGGTTGACGCGGTTGTTACAACGCTTCTGGTGCCTGGTTTGCCACCTACTCCAATTGCTTTGTCGCGCAAAAATGGGTTCGCCTGCTGTTCTACACTCGCGAAGTAAGAATTAAAGTCCACGTGCATAATGATCGACATACGCAGAGGATTATTCTGAATACATTTCAACTAACTTCCACTCAAGATTCTCTGTATCAAGTTGTAACTTGAAATAGTTTGTAAGGTCTGAGACGGAAAAAAAATAGAGTTTGCGGCTTCCCTCTCGTGTGGAATGGATCATGTTAACCGCACGTATATGGTAGAGCTTATGATTCCAATAGAGTGTTCGAGGAATGATGCGCTTTTCGCAGAAGTCCACACGAACCTCGACGGGATCGTTGATCCATTCAACGGACATACTAAGCGCGAACAATGATCATTTTGTAGGTGCGACGGTGAAGACGCTGTGGCTTACGTGTAAGAAATGATCGG
It includes:
- a CDS encoding NAD-dependent malic enzyme, producing the protein MDYNKASMELHAKYHGKISTGVPFLIDSPEMLAAAYTPGVAKPCREIARNPESVWDLTIKGRTVAVITDGSAVLGLGNIGPEAALPVMEGKAALFKQLANVDAFPICLATQNVDEIVETVIRIAPVFGGINLEDIAAPACFEVERRLIEALDLPVMHDDQHGTATVILAGLINAARVVGKEIKDLHVLINGAGAAGLAAAHLLHGVGVASIAVVDSRGVVVEGRDNLNTYKQEVVDYNTDHVAGTLAEAIRGQDVFIGVSAPNVLTREMVATMAKDAIVFAMANPDPEILPEEARAGGAAVVATGRSDFANQINNALVFPGMFKGALSVRARLFTTEMKVAAAHALADMIQNPTAEHIVPSPLDPGVAEKVAEAVASAVK